In the Muricauda sp. MAR_2010_75 genome, one interval contains:
- a CDS encoding glycosyl hydrolase: MKFQPTSTRIQVLFTCVLSILFFQIQNAQNTVAVDTSFYSGFEWRNIGPNRGGRSLGCAGSPSRPNEYYFGATGGGLWKTIDGGNNWTCVTDGQITSSSVGAVAVAETNPDVVYIGMGETQLRGSITQGDGVYKTTDGGKTWTHLGLEETQAISRVRVDPTNENIVYVAALGHPYGDNEERGVFKSTDGGKTWKKVLYVSPKAGAADLIIDRNNPNVLYASTWQVYRKAWKMWGGGPDCKLWKSTDGGETWTDLTQNPGMPKGPIGKIGVTVSPVDSNRVWAVVEANEGGVFRSDDAGKTWEQTNNERKLRQRAFYYSRIYADPKDKDIVYGLNVDFYKSTDGGKTFDIEIEVPHGDNHDLWIDPNNPDRMVSSNDGGGTVSINGGKTWTEEDYPTSQFYHVMATSDVPYHVVGAQQDNSTLAMPSEGWDFMQARGPNHGWYYAVGGGESGWITQSPTNPDIFYAGSQGALLTRYDRSNGQIRDIQVYPRFFSGEPASALPERWQWTFPIMFAPKDPNVMYTCSQHIWKTTNDGQTWEKISPDLTYADPETLGKTGGVITNDMNGPEIYATVFALAPSNHDINTIWAGSDDGKIHITLDGGENWEDITPADLPKYSRVSIIEESVHNPGTLYVAANRYQVDDREPYVFKTHDYGKTWTKIINGIAPGHFARAIREDHEREGLLFLATEHGVYFSINDGDDWQSLQLNLPDTPIRDLVIKDNDVVLGSHGRGFWILDDIQPFREYSEALLTQKQTLFKPTDAIRGIYDATFQYHLQEQVDTITFEVLDANDNLIDSFGGNQPKYEEEGGSSWWGGSDSTKPTTAKGLNSFTWNLRYPGPTTFDGIIIWGAKADRGPIAPLGTYKIRMKVGDDEVATTPFSITMDPNLKGVTAADLQEQFELASKITEKATIANEAVIKIREIRKQLDSLGKGISSRQFKKLSEDFLGTLTEIEEDLYQTKNQSGQDPLNFPIKLNNRLNALQRSIETGDAKPTDAAYKVYDELSKELDMHMAKLNEALDKQLPKIRAIMEKNNIVLPMNIKQ, encoded by the coding sequence ATGAAATTTCAACCCACCTCAACGAGGATTCAGGTACTGTTCACCTGTGTTCTCTCAATTCTATTTTTCCAAATACAAAATGCCCAAAATACCGTAGCTGTCGATACCAGTTTTTACAGCGGTTTTGAATGGCGGAACATCGGGCCCAATCGAGGGGGACGATCTTTAGGTTGTGCCGGAAGCCCTTCCCGACCCAACGAATATTATTTTGGGGCCACAGGAGGTGGACTCTGGAAAACCATTGATGGCGGAAACAACTGGACTTGTGTGACTGATGGACAAATCACAAGTTCCTCAGTAGGTGCCGTCGCCGTTGCCGAGACCAATCCAGATGTGGTCTACATCGGGATGGGTGAGACCCAATTACGGGGAAGCATTACCCAAGGCGATGGGGTTTACAAAACTACCGATGGCGGCAAAACATGGACTCATTTAGGACTTGAAGAAACCCAGGCCATTTCAAGGGTTCGTGTGGACCCAACCAATGAGAATATTGTATATGTTGCTGCACTAGGACATCCCTATGGAGATAATGAAGAGCGCGGGGTTTTCAAAAGTACCGATGGTGGAAAAACTTGGAAAAAAGTATTGTACGTCAGTCCCAAAGCCGGTGCTGCAGATTTAATCATTGACCGAAACAACCCCAATGTGTTGTACGCGAGCACTTGGCAAGTGTACCGTAAAGCATGGAAAATGTGGGGCGGTGGACCCGATTGTAAACTGTGGAAATCCACAGATGGCGGTGAAACTTGGACCGACCTTACCCAAAATCCCGGGATGCCCAAAGGGCCTATCGGAAAAATTGGGGTTACGGTATCACCAGTAGATTCCAACCGAGTTTGGGCTGTAGTAGAAGCCAATGAAGGGGGTGTTTTTAGGTCCGATGATGCTGGAAAGACCTGGGAACAAACCAACAACGAACGTAAGTTGAGACAACGGGCCTTTTACTATTCCCGTATTTATGCCGACCCAAAGGATAAGGATATCGTTTATGGGCTGAATGTGGATTTCTATAAATCAACCGATGGCGGCAAAACCTTTGATATTGAAATTGAAGTCCCACATGGAGACAACCATGATCTGTGGATTGATCCCAATAATCCAGACAGAATGGTAAGCTCCAACGATGGCGGTGGAACAGTGAGCATTAATGGAGGAAAAACCTGGACCGAGGAAGATTACCCTACCTCGCAATTTTATCATGTAATGGCCACAAGCGATGTTCCCTATCATGTAGTGGGTGCCCAGCAAGATAATTCCACTTTGGCCATGCCCAGCGAAGGATGGGATTTTATGCAGGCCCGAGGGCCCAACCACGGTTGGTATTATGCTGTAGGGGGTGGTGAAAGTGGATGGATTACACAAAGCCCCACCAACCCAGACATCTTCTATGCAGGAAGTCAGGGTGCACTGCTCACAAGATATGACCGAAGCAATGGACAGATCAGGGATATTCAAGTGTATCCGAGATTCTTTTCTGGGGAGCCCGCCAGTGCCCTTCCAGAACGTTGGCAATGGACTTTCCCCATCATGTTTGCACCAAAGGACCCGAATGTAATGTACACCTGTTCGCAGCACATTTGGAAAACCACCAATGATGGACAAACGTGGGAGAAAATCAGTCCGGACCTTACCTATGCCGACCCCGAAACTTTAGGAAAAACAGGTGGGGTGATCACCAATGACATGAACGGACCGGAGATTTATGCCACAGTTTTTGCGTTGGCTCCATCCAATCATGATATTAACACCATTTGGGCGGGATCAGATGATGGAAAAATCCATATCACCCTAGATGGAGGCGAAAACTGGGAGGATATCACCCCAGCAGACCTTCCAAAATATTCAAGAGTGAGCATTATTGAGGAGTCTGTTCATAATCCTGGCACCTTGTATGTAGCTGCCAACCGATATCAAGTAGATGACCGCGAGCCATACGTCTTCAAAACACACGATTACGGTAAAACATGGACCAAGATCATCAATGGAATAGCCCCGGGGCATTTTGCCCGTGCCATTCGCGAAGATCATGAACGGGAAGGTTTGCTCTTTTTGGCTACGGAACATGGGGTCTATTTTTCCATCAACGATGGAGACGACTGGCAATCCCTTCAATTGAACTTGCCCGATACACCCATTCGGGATTTGGTCATCAAGGACAACGATGTGGTGTTGGGCTCACACGGTAGAGGTTTCTGGATTTTGGACGACATTCAACCCTTCCGGGAATATTCTGAAGCATTGCTTACCCAAAAGCAAACACTTTTTAAGCCCACAGATGCCATTCGAGGTATTTATGATGCCACGTTCCAGTATCATCTTCAGGAGCAGGTGGACACCATTACCTTTGAAGTTTTAGATGCCAATGATAATTTAATTGATTCCTTCGGAGGAAATCAACCTAAATATGAGGAAGAAGGAGGCTCTTCATGGTGGGGAGGCAGTGACAGTACCAAACCCACTACGGCGAAAGGCTTGAACAGCTTTACTTGGAACCTTCGGTATCCTGGGCCTACCACATTTGATGGAATTATCATCTGGGGAGCCAAGGCAGATAGAGGTCCCATTGCTCCACTTGGCACCTATAAAATCAGGATGAAAGTGGGAGATGATGAAGTGGCCACTACACCTTTCAGCATCACAATGGACCCTAACTTAAAAGGGGTAACTGCAGCCGATCTTCAAGAACAGTTTGAGTTGGCTTCGAAAATTACGGAAAAGGCAACCATCGCCAATGAAGCGGTCATTAAGATCCGGGAAATCAGAAAACAATTGGATAGTTTGGGCAAAGGTATTTCCAGTAGACAATTTAAAAAGTTGTCCGAGGATTTTTTGGGTACTTTAACCGAGATTGAAGAAGATTTGTATCAAACCAAAAACCAATCGGGCCAGGATCCACTGAACTTTCCCATAAAGTTAAATAATAGGCTCAATGCCCTTCAGCGAAGTATCGAAACCGGTGATGCAAAACCAACGGATGCGGCTTATAAGGTCTATGATGAACTTTCAAAAGAGCTTGATATGCACATGGCCAAATTGAATGAGGCTTTGGACAAGCAATTGCCAAAAATCAGGGCCATTATGGAAAAAAATAACATTGTTTTGCCCATGAACATTAAGCAATAA